A window of the Phaseolus vulgaris cultivar G19833 chromosome 5, P. vulgaris v2.0, whole genome shotgun sequence genome harbors these coding sequences:
- the LOC137835503 gene encoding cytochrome b6-f complex iron-sulfur subunit, chloroplastic — translation MASTTLSPTTPSQLCSGKSGIFCPSQALLMKPMKRQMMGKSKGMKIACQATSISADRVPDMGKRQLLNLLLLGAISLPSAGMLIPYTYFFVPPGSGSSAGGTVAKDAVGNDVIAENWLKTHGPGDRTLTQGLKGDPTYLVVEKDRTLATFAINAVCTHLGCVVPWNTAEKKFICPCHGSQYNDQGRVVRGPAPLSLALAHCDIDDGKVVFVPWVETDFRTGDAPWWS, via the exons ATGGCATCCACCACTCTATCTCCTACAACCCCTTCCCAG CTATGCTCCGGAAAGAGTGGGATTTTCTGTCCCTCACAGGCACTTCTTATGAAACCAATGAAGAGGCAGATGATGGGGAAGAGCAAGGGAATGAAAATTGCTTGCCAGGCCACCAGCATTTCTGCTGATAGAGTCCCTGACATGGGCAAAAGGCAGCTATTGAATCTCCTTCTTCTTGGTGCTATTTCACTTCCTAGTGCTGGAATGCTTATTCCCTACACCTATTTCTTCGTTCCTCCAGG TTCAGGTTCTTCAGCTGGAGGTACTGTTGCCAAGGATGCCGTTGGAAATGATGTAATTGCAGAGAATTGGCTCAAGACACATGGACCTGGTGACAGAACACTCACACAAGGATTGAAG GGAGATCCCACCTATCTTGTGGTGGAGAAAGACAGAACCCTTGCAACATTTGCTATTAACGCCGTGTGCACTCATCTCGGATGTGTGGTGCCATGGAATACAGCTGAGAAAAAGTTCATTTGCCCCTGTCATGGATCTCAGTACAATGACCAAGGAAGAGTTGTGAGAGGACCTGCTCCCTTG TCTCTGGCATTAGCACATTGTGATATAGATGATGGGAAGGTGGTGTTTGTTCCTTGGGTTGAAACAGATTTCAGAACAGGTGATGCTCCATGGTGGTCTTAG